In the genome of Carnobacterium viridans, one region contains:
- the purL gene encoding phosphoribosylformylglycinamidine synthase subunit PurL, with protein MVFLEPTPEQIKEMAVYREWGLTEEEYALINEDILHRLPNYTETGLFSVMWSEHCSYKNSKAILRKFPTSGTQVLQGPGEGAGIVDIGDGQAVVFKVESHNHPSAVEPYEGAATGVGGIIRDIFSMGARPIAILDSLRFGELDNERTKYIFEEVVAGVSGYGNCIGIPTVGGETVFDPCYKGNPLVNVMCVGLIDQKDIQKGQAKGIGNTVMYVGAKTGRDGIHGATFASVEFKEEEEAQRSAVQVGDPFMEKLLMEACLECIYDYSDALIGIQDMGAAGLVSSSAEMASKAGSGLILNLDDVPQRETHMTPYEIMLSESQERMLLCIKKGEEQRIIELFEKYELAAVAIGEVTDDGLYRLFHDGKEVANVPVDALAEDAPEYIKPMKEPERIALFAAMADYQPTFTSASETLVKLLQQPTLASKKNIYQTYDSMVRTSTVVGPGSDAAVIRIRGTEKAIAMTTDCNSRYIYLNPEIGGQMAVSEAARNIVASGGKPLAITDCLNYGNPDKPEIFWELSTSADGISEACRLLGTPVISGNVSLYNEMDGEAIYPTPLIGMVGLIEDNKHITTQAFKNANDRIFIIGDTKADFNGSELQKLELGKIEGKLMDFDLATEKENQDTVLKAIQAGLIESAHDLAEGGLAVGLMESVFDTALGFDVTVAMDKKWLFSETQSRFILTVKPENVLAFKALAKSTATEIGTVKSNGLAKITTENETITLAIKEVEMKWQEAIPCLLKQKA; from the coding sequence ATGGTTTTTTTGGAACCAACACCCGAACAAATAAAAGAGATGGCAGTCTATCGTGAATGGGGATTGACCGAAGAAGAGTACGCACTCATCAATGAGGATATTTTGCATCGTTTACCGAACTACACTGAGACGGGTCTGTTCTCTGTAATGTGGAGCGAACATTGCTCTTATAAGAACTCAAAAGCGATTTTGCGTAAATTTCCTACTTCAGGGACACAAGTGTTGCAAGGCCCTGGTGAAGGTGCGGGTATTGTTGATATTGGTGATGGCCAAGCGGTGGTCTTTAAGGTGGAAAGTCATAATCATCCATCTGCAGTTGAGCCATATGAAGGAGCAGCGACTGGTGTTGGAGGCATTATTCGCGACATTTTTAGTATGGGAGCTCGCCCAATCGCGATTCTTGACTCTCTGCGTTTCGGCGAGTTAGACAACGAACGCACAAAATACATTTTCGAAGAGGTAGTAGCTGGAGTTAGTGGTTACGGGAATTGTATCGGTATTCCAACGGTTGGTGGAGAAACAGTTTTTGATCCTTGTTACAAAGGAAACCCTTTGGTGAATGTGATGTGTGTCGGCTTGATCGACCAAAAAGATATCCAAAAAGGGCAAGCTAAAGGAATAGGAAACACGGTTATGTATGTGGGCGCAAAAACGGGACGTGATGGTATTCATGGAGCGACGTTTGCATCTGTTGAATTCAAAGAAGAAGAAGAAGCGCAACGTTCTGCTGTTCAAGTAGGAGATCCATTTATGGAAAAACTATTGATGGAAGCTTGTTTAGAATGCATTTATGATTATTCTGATGCATTGATTGGAATTCAGGATATGGGAGCTGCAGGGTTGGTTTCCTCCAGTGCTGAAATGGCTTCAAAAGCGGGAAGTGGGTTGATTTTGAATCTAGATGATGTTCCACAACGCGAAACGCATATGACTCCTTATGAAATCATGCTTTCTGAATCGCAAGAGCGTATGTTGTTGTGTATCAAGAAAGGTGAAGAACAACGAATTATTGAGTTGTTTGAAAAATATGAATTAGCAGCTGTCGCTATCGGAGAAGTCACAGATGATGGTTTGTACCGTCTATTTCATGATGGAAAAGAAGTGGCTAATGTACCAGTTGATGCGTTAGCGGAGGATGCACCAGAGTACATTAAACCAATGAAAGAGCCTGAACGCATTGCATTGTTTGCTGCAATGGCTGACTACCAGCCAACTTTCACGTCAGCTTCGGAAACGCTGGTCAAGTTGTTGCAACAACCAACGCTTGCTTCAAAGAAAAACATTTATCAAACCTATGATTCGATGGTTCGTACGAGCACAGTTGTGGGACCAGGAAGTGATGCTGCCGTTATTCGCATACGTGGAACTGAAAAAGCAATCGCGATGACGACTGATTGTAATAGCCGTTATATTTATCTAAATCCTGAAATCGGTGGACAGATGGCAGTATCAGAGGCTGCTCGCAATATCGTGGCTAGTGGAGGAAAACCGTTGGCTATCACAGATTGTCTGAATTACGGGAATCCTGACAAACCAGAAATTTTCTGGGAATTGAGCACTTCTGCAGATGGCATATCAGAAGCTTGTCGTTTATTGGGTACTCCAGTGATTTCGGGTAACGTATCGCTCTACAATGAAATGGATGGTGAAGCTATTTATCCGACACCATTGATCGGCATGGTCGGTCTGATCGAAGACAATAAGCATATCACAACCCAAGCATTCAAAAATGCCAATGATCGAATTTTTATTATTGGCGATACAAAAGCGGATTTCAATGGTTCCGAATTACAAAAATTAGAACTAGGCAAAATCGAAGGAAAATTAATGGACTTCGACTTAGCGACTGAAAAAGAAAATCAAGACACTGTTTTGAAAGCTATTCAAGCTGGATTGATAGAAAGTGCTCATGATTTAGCAGAAGGTGGATTGGCTGTCGGTTTAATGGAGAGCGTCTTCGATACGGCATTGGGATTTGATGTAACAGTTGCGATGGATAAAAAATGGTTATTCAGTGAAACCCAATCGCGTTTTATTTTAACAGTGAAGCCTGAAAATGTCCTTGCATTTAAAGCGCTAGCCAAATCGACTGCAACAGAAATTGGGACAGTGAAAAGTAACGGATTAGCGAAAATTACTACTGAAAATGA
- the purQ gene encoding phosphoribosylformylglycinamidine synthase subunit PurQ, translating into MKFAIIVFPGSNCDLDMYTAVKDSLGVDAEYVQHYESSLEGFDAVLLPGGFSYGDYLRTGSIARFSAIMAEVIRFAEEGKPVFGACNGFQILTEAGLLPGALRRNDSLKFISKQQHLRVENTHTSFTSSYEKGETITVPIAHGEGNYYCDKETLQQLKDNHQIVFTYANDNPNGSIENIAGIINQRGNVLGMMPHPERAVEALLGSDDGLKLFQSMYKNYQKELCQ; encoded by the coding sequence ATGAAATTTGCCATCATTGTTTTTCCTGGATCCAATTGCGACTTAGACATGTATACAGCTGTAAAAGATAGTCTTGGGGTAGACGCGGAATATGTTCAGCACTATGAGAGCAGCTTGGAAGGGTTCGATGCAGTGTTACTCCCAGGAGGATTCTCTTATGGCGATTACTTGCGCACAGGATCTATTGCCCGATTTTCCGCTATTATGGCTGAAGTGATTCGGTTTGCTGAAGAAGGAAAGCCAGTTTTTGGAGCGTGTAATGGATTTCAAATTTTGACAGAAGCGGGTTTATTACCGGGAGCGTTACGCCGCAATGATTCACTAAAATTCATTTCTAAGCAGCAACATCTAAGAGTAGAAAATACACATACATCATTTACATCGAGTTATGAAAAAGGAGAAACCATTACGGTACCTATCGCACATGGAGAAGGAAATTACTATTGTGATAAAGAAACATTGCAGCAATTGAAGGACAATCATCAAATTGTTTTTACGTATGCGAACGATAACCCAAATGGAAGCATTGAAAATATAGCGGGCATTATCAATCAGCGAGGAAATGTACTGGGTATGATGCCTCATCCTGAACGCGCTGTTGAAGCATTACTGGGTTCAGATGATGGATTAAAATTATTCCAGTCTATGTATAAAAACTATCAGAAGGAGCTGTGCCAATAA